A section of the Cryobacterium soli genome encodes:
- the typA gene encoding translational GTPase TypA: protein MAIATRNNLRNVAIVAHVDHGKTTLVDAMLQQTNSFAEHSHTEERAMDSNELEREKGITILAKNTAISYKGIHATDGPITINVIDTPGHADFGGEVERGLSMVDGVVLLVDASEGPLPQTRFVLRKALEAHLPVILLVNKTDRPDARIDEVVEESQDLLLGLASDMADDVPDLDLDLVLNVPVVYASGRAGAASLNKPDNGALPDNDDLEPLFEAILQHIPAPVYDDEHPLQAWVTNLDSSPFLGRLALLRIFQGTIKKGQTVAWVKHDGTVSNVRVTELMITKALDRYPAESAGPGDIVAVAGFPDITIGETLADPDDVRPLPTITVDDPAISMTIGTNTSPLIGKVKGHKLTARMVKDRLDKELVGNVSLRVLDIGRPDAWEVQGRGELALAILVEQMRREGFELTVGKPQVVVKRVDGKIHEPYEHLTIDSPEEYLGAITQLLAARKGRMENMANHGTGWVRMEFIVPSRGLIGFRTEFLTDTRGTGIANAIFHGYEAWAGTINTRTNGSIVADRAGVVTPFAIIALQERMQFFVNPTEEVYEGMVIGENSRGDDMDVNITKEKKLTNMRQSTSDTFESMTPSKQLTLEQCLEFAREDECVEVTPAVVRIRKVELAASARQRNVSRLKKQDAN from the coding sequence ATGGCGATTGCTACCCGCAATAACCTCCGGAATGTTGCAATCGTTGCCCACGTTGACCACGGCAAGACGACCCTGGTCGACGCGATGTTGCAGCAGACGAACTCCTTCGCCGAGCACTCGCACACCGAAGAGCGCGCGATGGACTCCAACGAGCTCGAGCGTGAAAAGGGCATCACGATCCTCGCCAAGAACACGGCGATCTCGTACAAGGGCATCCACGCCACCGACGGCCCCATCACCATCAACGTGATCGACACCCCCGGCCACGCCGACTTCGGTGGCGAGGTCGAGCGCGGCCTGTCCATGGTCGACGGTGTCGTGCTCCTCGTCGACGCGTCCGAGGGCCCGCTGCCGCAGACCCGCTTCGTGCTGCGCAAGGCGCTCGAGGCGCACCTGCCGGTGATCCTCCTGGTCAACAAGACCGACCGCCCCGACGCGCGTATCGATGAGGTCGTCGAAGAGAGCCAGGACCTGCTCCTCGGCCTCGCCTCCGACATGGCCGACGACGTGCCCGACCTCGACCTCGACCTGGTCCTGAACGTGCCGGTCGTCTACGCCTCCGGCCGCGCCGGCGCTGCCAGCCTGAACAAGCCCGACAACGGCGCGCTGCCCGACAACGACGACCTCGAGCCGCTGTTCGAAGCGATCCTCCAGCACATCCCCGCTCCCGTCTACGACGACGAGCACCCGCTGCAGGCCTGGGTCACCAACCTCGACTCCTCGCCGTTCCTCGGCCGCCTCGCACTGCTGCGCATCTTCCAGGGCACCATCAAGAAGGGCCAGACCGTGGCCTGGGTCAAGCACGACGGCACCGTCTCCAACGTGCGCGTGACCGAGCTCATGATCACCAAGGCCCTCGACCGCTACCCGGCCGAGAGCGCCGGCCCCGGTGACATCGTCGCCGTCGCCGGATTCCCCGACATCACCATCGGTGAGACCCTCGCCGACCCCGACGACGTGCGCCCGCTGCCGACCATCACGGTCGACGACCCGGCCATCTCGATGACCATCGGCACCAACACCTCGCCGCTCATCGGCAAGGTCAAGGGCCACAAGCTCACCGCCCGCATGGTCAAGGACCGTCTCGACAAGGAGCTCGTCGGTAACGTCTCGCTCCGCGTCCTCGACATCGGCCGTCCGGACGCCTGGGAAGTCCAGGGCCGTGGCGAGCTCGCTCTCGCCATCCTGGTCGAGCAGATGCGTCGTGAGGGCTTCGAGCTCACCGTCGGCAAGCCGCAGGTGGTTGTCAAGCGTGTCGACGGCAAGATCCACGAGCCGTACGAGCACCTCACCATCGACTCGCCCGAAGAGTACCTCGGTGCGATCACGCAGCTCCTCGCCGCCCGCAAGGGTCGCATGGAGAACATGGCGAACCACGGCACCGGCTGGGTCCGCATGGAATTCATCGTTCCGTCGCGCGGCCTGATCGGCTTCCGCACCGAGTTCCTCACGGACACCCGCGGTACCGGTATCGCCAACGCGATCTTCCACGGCTACGAAGCCTGGGCCGGCACCATCAACACCCGCACCAACGGCTCCATCGTGGCCGACCGCGCCGGTGTTGTCACGCCGTTCGCGATCATCGCCCTGCAGGAGCGCATGCAGTTCTTCGTGAACCCGACCGAAGAGGTCTACGAGGGCATGGTCATCGGCGAGAACTCGCGCGGCGACGACATGGACGTGAACATCACCAAGGAGAAGAAGCTGACCAACATGCGTCAGTCCACCTCCGACACGTTCGAGTCGATGACGCCGTCCAAGCAGCTCACCCTTGAGCAGTGCCTGGAATTCGCCCGCGAAGACGAGTGCGTCGAGGTCACCCCCGCCGTCGTTCGTATCCGCAAGGTCGAGCTCGCCGCATCCGCTCGTCAGCGCAACGTGTCGCGCCTGAAGAAGCAGGACGCGAACTAG
- a CDS encoding ABC transporter family substrate-binding protein, with product MRRRNTALAAVAVLSASALLLTACAPGNTATDTSSSGPAEELPSTAWTVADAADVSDGGTLNLAINAMPVNWNTYEVDGNEVDSLNTILPTTGGPFRIAEDGTPELNPDYAVSAEVISDDPQVVEIKLNPDAVWEDGTPITYKDWVATWQAMNGSNEEYLPASTAVFEDITAIERTDTDFDFTVTFDKITADWQSIFVGEPGVLPAAVAATPAAFNEGYTSAPLPSSGPFMISNIDTSGQVVTLVRNPVWWGETPKLDTIIVKVIDGGTQATAFGNSETDVLYISSNADAYQTAKKRTDAEIQASGGLTWTHVTMNGSKGPLADVKVRQAIGHAVNRELISESANTPVGVPATTQGSYIFMPGQKGYEDNVGAAIGFDVDAAGKLFDEAGYKLNDKGLREKDGKALTLSITVPAETPTNKQRAVQVQADLKDVGVTVELDEVPAAKYFSDYIIPGDYEMTSFSWQGTAFPISSTEALFSPVDSESNFTGITDDSLADLFDQANAELDPDARLKIADKIDKVLAAYVPIVPLAPLPNVYAVKAGLVNYGAKQFQSVDWTVVGWAE from the coding sequence ATGCGTCGTAGAAACACCGCATTGGCGGCAGTCGCCGTTCTGAGTGCGTCTGCCCTACTGCTCACCGCCTGCGCACCAGGCAACACCGCCACGGACACCTCCAGTTCCGGCCCCGCCGAGGAACTGCCCAGCACGGCCTGGACCGTTGCCGACGCCGCGGACGTGTCCGACGGCGGCACCCTCAACCTGGCCATCAACGCCATGCCGGTGAACTGGAATACCTACGAAGTCGACGGCAATGAGGTCGACAGTCTGAACACCATCCTGCCGACCACCGGTGGGCCGTTCCGAATCGCCGAGGACGGTACTCCCGAGCTCAACCCCGACTACGCGGTCTCGGCAGAGGTCATCAGCGACGACCCCCAGGTCGTGGAGATCAAGCTGAATCCCGACGCAGTGTGGGAGGACGGCACCCCCATCACCTACAAGGACTGGGTCGCCACCTGGCAGGCGATGAACGGGAGCAACGAGGAATATCTCCCGGCGTCCACGGCTGTCTTCGAGGACATCACAGCCATCGAACGCACCGACACCGACTTCGACTTCACGGTGACCTTCGACAAGATCACCGCCGACTGGCAGTCCATCTTCGTCGGTGAGCCCGGCGTGCTCCCCGCAGCCGTGGCCGCAACCCCGGCAGCGTTCAATGAGGGCTACACCAGTGCGCCGCTGCCGTCGTCCGGCCCGTTCATGATCTCCAACATCGACACCTCAGGCCAGGTCGTCACGCTGGTGCGCAACCCCGTCTGGTGGGGCGAGACGCCCAAGCTCGACACCATCATCGTGAAGGTCATCGACGGCGGCACTCAGGCCACGGCCTTCGGCAACTCTGAGACCGATGTTCTCTACATCTCGTCCAACGCCGATGCCTACCAGACCGCCAAGAAGCGCACGGATGCCGAGATCCAGGCATCCGGCGGTCTCACCTGGACGCACGTCACCATGAACGGCTCCAAGGGCCCGCTCGCCGACGTCAAGGTGCGCCAGGCCATCGGGCACGCGGTGAATCGGGAACTGATCTCCGAATCGGCTAACACCCCAGTGGGCGTTCCCGCCACCACGCAGGGCAGCTACATCTTCATGCCCGGCCAGAAGGGTTACGAGGACAACGTGGGTGCCGCCATCGGCTTCGACGTGGACGCCGCCGGCAAGCTCTTCGACGAGGCCGGCTACAAGCTCAACGACAAGGGCCTGCGCGAGAAGGACGGCAAGGCACTGACCCTGTCGATCACCGTTCCCGCCGAGACCCCGACGAACAAGCAGCGCGCCGTGCAGGTGCAGGCCGACCTCAAGGATGTGGGCGTGACCGTCGAACTCGACGAGGTTCCCGCCGCCAAGTACTTCTCGGACTACATCATCCCGGGGGACTACGAGATGACGAGCTTCTCCTGGCAGGGCACCGCGTTCCCGATCTCGTCGACCGAAGCGCTGTTCTCCCCGGTCGACTCCGAGTCGAACTTCACCGGCATCACCGACGACTCGCTGGCCGACCTGTTCGACCAGGCCAACGCCGAACTCGACCCCGATGCCCGGCTGAAGATCGCCGACAAGATCGACAAGGTGCTCGCCGCCTACGTGCCGATCGTGCCGCTCGCACCGCTGCCGAACGTCTACGCCGTCAAGGCCGGACTGGTCAACTACGGTGCCAAGCAGTTCCAGTCGGTCGACTGGACCGTGGTGGGCTGGGCCGAGTAA
- a CDS encoding dipeptide ABC transporter ATP-binding protein: MLQVRNLSVTFPQRSGPPVNAVRGISYDVHAGEFLGIVGESGSGKSVSSLALMGLLPSSAVISGTIDFDGHRLLEMNDRQLSGLRGRDISMIFQDPLSALTPVYTVGDQIAEALLLHDSALSKQAARARAVELLTVVGIPAPERRAKAFPHEFSGGMRQRAMIAMSIANDPKLIVADEPTTALDVTIQAQILEVLEKAKELTGAAVVLITHDLGVVAGHADRIAVMYAGKLVENGSTADVFSEPHMPYSIGLLRSVPNMQTAGTQRLVPLEGRPPSLTALPPGCPFAARCPIALDVCREVEPLLAAHGAFVSGTTVPVAVPPGTDPEGVLPNGGAHVAACHRADEIASGRLTRADVFPRPEPLDVQHAVRPDAQAPVLEVTGLKRHFPLTNGGLFSRRIGTVRAVDGVSFSIQPGQTLGLVGESGCGKSTTILEILEMAKPQAGRILIDGTDIGTASRADRLRLRKDVQIVFQDPMAAIDPRLPIGEVIAEPLTVHGVGRADRRARVQELLDLVGLDPQMADRYPHEFSGGQRQRIGIARALATNPRLVVLDEPVSALDVSIQAGVINLLEDLKERLGLSYLFVAHDLAIVRQIADTVAVMYLGRIVEYGPVAEVFAHPRHPYTQALISAAPIPDPEIERSRTRVLLEGDLPSPTEEITGCNFRTRCPLYRVLDPAAQLRCATDDPPLVAHHGVETACHHVDRNTIVDSALAVAP; the protein is encoded by the coding sequence CTGCTGCAGGTCCGGAACCTCTCGGTCACCTTCCCGCAGCGGAGCGGCCCGCCGGTGAATGCCGTGCGCGGGATCAGCTACGACGTGCACGCGGGCGAATTCCTCGGCATCGTGGGGGAGTCCGGTTCGGGCAAGTCGGTATCGTCCCTGGCGCTGATGGGACTGCTGCCCAGTTCGGCGGTGATTTCCGGAACCATCGACTTCGACGGCCACCGGCTGCTGGAGATGAACGACCGCCAGCTCTCCGGGCTCCGCGGTCGCGACATCTCGATGATCTTCCAGGACCCGCTCTCGGCGCTCACCCCCGTCTACACGGTGGGGGACCAGATCGCCGAGGCCCTGCTGCTCCACGACTCGGCGCTGAGCAAGCAGGCTGCCAGGGCCCGCGCCGTCGAGCTGCTCACCGTGGTCGGCATTCCCGCGCCTGAGCGCCGGGCCAAGGCGTTCCCGCACGAATTCTCCGGCGGGATGCGCCAGCGCGCCATGATCGCCATGTCGATCGCGAACGACCCCAAGCTCATCGTGGCCGACGAGCCGACCACCGCCCTTGACGTGACCATCCAGGCCCAGATCCTCGAGGTGCTCGAGAAGGCCAAGGAGCTCACCGGGGCCGCCGTGGTGCTGATCACCCACGACCTGGGCGTCGTCGCCGGCCATGCCGACCGTATCGCCGTGATGTATGCCGGCAAGCTGGTGGAGAACGGCAGCACGGCCGATGTGTTCTCTGAGCCGCACATGCCCTACTCGATCGGACTGCTGCGCTCCGTTCCCAATATGCAGACCGCCGGCACTCAGCGGCTCGTCCCCCTCGAGGGGCGACCGCCGTCGCTCACCGCGCTGCCGCCCGGATGCCCGTTCGCCGCCCGCTGCCCCATCGCACTCGACGTCTGCCGCGAGGTGGAACCGTTGCTCGCCGCGCACGGCGCGTTCGTCAGCGGCACCACAGTGCCCGTGGCGGTGCCGCCCGGCACGGACCCGGAAGGAGTGCTGCCGAACGGCGGCGCTCACGTGGCCGCCTGTCACCGTGCTGACGAGATCGCCTCAGGGCGGCTCACCCGCGCCGACGTCTTCCCCCGCCCCGAACCACTGGACGTTCAGCACGCCGTGCGGCCGGACGCGCAGGCTCCTGTGCTCGAGGTCACCGGCCTCAAACGGCACTTCCCGCTCACCAACGGCGGTCTGTTCTCCCGGCGCATCGGCACGGTGCGGGCCGTCGACGGCGTCTCGTTCTCGATCCAGCCCGGCCAGACCCTCGGCCTGGTCGGCGAGTCGGGGTGCGGCAAGTCCACCACCATCCTCGAGATCCTCGAGATGGCCAAGCCGCAGGCCGGGCGCATCCTGATCGACGGCACCGACATCGGCACGGCGAGCCGGGCCGATCGCCTGCGACTGCGCAAGGACGTGCAGATCGTCTTCCAGGACCCGATGGCCGCGATCGACCCCCGGCTGCCGATCGGCGAGGTGATCGCTGAACCGCTCACCGTGCACGGGGTCGGCCGGGCCGACCGCCGCGCCCGGGTGCAGGAACTCCTCGACCTCGTCGGGCTGGATCCGCAGATGGCCGACCGCTACCCGCACGAGTTCTCCGGCGGCCAGCGGCAGCGCATCGGCATAGCCCGCGCCCTGGCCACCAACCCGCGGCTCGTGGTGCTCGACGAACCGGTGTCGGCCCTGGACGTGTCGATCCAGGCCGGCGTGATCAACCTCCTCGAAGACCTCAAGGAACGGTTGGGCCTCTCCTACCTGTTCGTGGCGCACGACCTGGCCATCGTGCGGCAGATCGCCGACACCGTGGCCGTGATGTACCTCGGCCGCATCGTGGAGTACGGTCCCGTCGCCGAGGTGTTCGCGCACCCGCGGCATCCGTATACCCAGGCGCTCATCTCGGCGGCGCCGATCCCCGACCCGGAGATCGAACGCAGCCGCACCCGGGTGCTCCTCGAGGGCGACCTGCCCAGCCCCACGGAGGAGATCACCGGCTGCAACTTCCGCACCCGGTGCCCGCTCTACCGGGTGCTCGATCCGGCCGCTCAGTTGCGCTGCGCCACCGATGACCCGCCGCTGGTCGCCCACCATGGCGTCGAGACGGCCTGCCACCACGTCGACCGCAACACGATCGTCGACTCGGCCTTGGCCGTCGCCCCCTGA
- a CDS encoding ABC transporter permease, whose protein sequence is MSIAEGASATLAAGPEPEPTTVSLAPKPLSRGRLIWNRLAHTPRFWIGAIAMTAIVLWAVLGPLLYPVDAFSRDPLNMGMGPTQLHWFGTNNIGQDIYAQTLIGLQKSLVIGLIAGPLGTLIAAVVGSVAGYVGGIVDGVLVWLINLLLVLPSFILLVILSPLFKDLSWVFLTVFLAGFSWMIMAQVVRSQTRSLRGRDFVKAARFMGVPMRTILARHIIPNVASLLIIDATLGVVAMIMAETSLSYFGFGIRAPDVSLGTLLSEGTGAAVTRPWLFVFPAGVLIVTLFAVSLIGDALRDAVDPTSGVNRD, encoded by the coding sequence ATGTCGATTGCCGAAGGCGCCAGCGCCACCCTCGCCGCCGGACCCGAACCCGAACCGACCACCGTGTCCCTGGCCCCCAAGCCGCTCTCGCGGGGCCGGCTGATCTGGAACCGTCTGGCGCACACGCCCCGATTCTGGATCGGCGCGATCGCGATGACGGCCATCGTGCTCTGGGCTGTGCTCGGGCCGTTGCTCTACCCGGTCGACGCGTTCAGCCGTGACCCGCTCAACATGGGCATGGGACCCACCCAGCTGCACTGGTTCGGCACCAACAACATCGGCCAGGACATCTACGCCCAGACCCTCATCGGCCTCCAGAAATCCTTGGTCATCGGCCTCATCGCCGGGCCGCTCGGCACTCTCATCGCCGCCGTGGTCGGATCGGTGGCCGGCTACGTGGGCGGCATCGTCGACGGCGTACTGGTCTGGCTGATCAACCTGCTCCTCGTGCTGCCGTCGTTCATCCTGCTGGTCATCCTGAGCCCCCTGTTCAAGGACCTCTCCTGGGTGTTCCTCACGGTGTTCCTCGCCGGATTCAGCTGGATGATCATGGCCCAGGTGGTGCGGTCCCAGACCCGGTCGCTGCGTGGCCGCGACTTCGTGAAGGCGGCCCGGTTCATGGGCGTGCCGATGCGCACCATCCTGGCCCGCCACATCATCCCGAACGTGGCGTCGCTGCTGATCATCGACGCGACCCTGGGCGTGGTGGCGATGATCATGGCCGAGACCAGCCTGAGCTACTTCGGCTTCGGCATCCGCGCCCCCGATGTGTCACTGGGCACGCTCCTGTCGGAGGGCACCGGTGCGGCCGTCACCCGGCCGTGGCTGTTCGTCTTCCCTGCCGGGGTGCTCATCGTCACCCTCTTCGCCGTCAGCCTGATCGGCGACGCGCTGCGCGACGCCGTCGACCCCACCTCGGGAGTGAACCGTGACTGA
- a CDS encoding ABC transporter permease: MVFYTLRRFVNYFILSAIATCLAYVIASLALDPAAKYYGRNPQPSAQVVENILNGLGVNPDVPVLERLWHWIVTLVTQGSLGETVGGRSVVAEIVTRSGVSLQLLLLGSILGAILGVVLGVWGAVKQYSLSDQAVTYGSYLVFATPTFVIGVLLMIGATMLNGAVGQQLITFTGSYSAGLTGSWWDLLVDRGVHLLLPTIALVLTGAASYSRYQRSVMLDVLASDYIRTARSKGRSRNSALVRHGVRVALIPMSTFFAYSFGTLVSGSIMLEIVFSFHGMGEFTLQAITQSDINAVAGSTLFLAVLVLFSSTLSEILYAALDPRVRN, translated from the coding sequence ATGGTCTTCTACACCCTGCGTCGTTTCGTCAATTACTTCATCCTCTCCGCCATCGCGACCTGCCTCGCGTACGTGATCGCCAGCCTCGCGCTCGACCCCGCGGCCAAGTACTACGGCCGTAACCCGCAGCCGAGCGCGCAGGTCGTCGAGAACATCCTGAACGGCCTGGGCGTGAACCCCGATGTGCCCGTTCTGGAGCGGCTGTGGCACTGGATCGTCACGCTGGTCACCCAGGGGTCCCTGGGGGAGACCGTCGGCGGCCGGTCCGTCGTCGCCGAGATCGTCACGCGCTCCGGGGTCAGCCTGCAGCTGCTCCTGCTCGGGTCCATCCTCGGCGCGATCCTCGGTGTGGTGCTCGGCGTGTGGGGTGCGGTCAAGCAGTACTCCCTGAGCGACCAGGCCGTGACCTACGGGTCCTACCTGGTGTTCGCCACCCCGACCTTCGTGATCGGCGTGTTGCTCATGATCGGGGCGACGATGCTCAACGGCGCCGTGGGCCAACAGCTCATCACGTTCACCGGTTCGTACTCGGCGGGGCTCACCGGGTCCTGGTGGGACCTGCTCGTGGACAGGGGTGTGCACCTGCTGCTGCCGACCATCGCCCTAGTGCTCACCGGTGCCGCCAGCTACTCCCGGTACCAGCGCAGCGTGATGCTGGATGTGCTGGCGTCCGACTACATCCGCACCGCGCGGTCGAAGGGCCGCTCGCGCAACTCGGCGCTGGTGCGCCACGGGGTGCGCGTGGCGCTCATCCCCATGTCGACGTTCTTCGCCTACAGCTTCGGCACCCTGGTCTCGGGCTCGATCATGCTCGAGATCGTCTTCTCCTTCCACGGCATGGGCGAGTTCACTCTCCAGGCCATCACCCAGAGCGACATCAACGCCGTCGCCGGATCCACCCTGTTCCTGGCGGTGCTCGTGCTGTTCTCCTCGACCCTGTCCGAAATTCTCTACGCAGCACTCGACCCCCGGGTGAGGAACTGA
- a CDS encoding PH domain-containing protein, with the protein MSRRVPTPRQGVVLRARTSVGVGLALLALVAVLLADALLRGRWDVAVLALPALVLVTCLAVEVFLRPGIRLHAGGITVVNPLVTYEVPWELVADVTARFLVAVETADGRRIRCWGAPTAAEPRGPAAVDRSGRPAARRGSRPPGVTVAHRVIEAHRAQYADAARRPADSSVTARLDRKPHWMTLGLAAAMAVAALSQLLFTG; encoded by the coding sequence GTGAGCCGGAGAGTGCCGACGCCCCGCCAGGGGGTCGTCCTCCGCGCCCGGACGTCCGTCGGGGTGGGCCTGGCCCTTCTTGCCCTTGTCGCGGTGCTGCTGGCGGATGCGCTCCTGCGCGGCCGCTGGGACGTGGCCGTCCTGGCGCTGCCCGCCCTGGTGCTCGTCACCTGCCTGGCCGTGGAGGTCTTCCTCCGGCCGGGCATCCGGCTGCACGCCGGCGGCATCACGGTGGTCAACCCGCTTGTCACGTACGAGGTGCCCTGGGAGCTGGTCGCCGACGTGACGGCGCGATTCCTGGTGGCCGTGGAGACCGCGGACGGGCGGCGCATCCGGTGCTGGGGCGCGCCCACCGCCGCAGAGCCGCGGGGCCCAGCGGCGGTCGATCGGAGCGGCCGGCCCGCGGCGCGGCGCGGGAGCCGGCCACCCGGAGTCACGGTGGCCCACCGCGTGATCGAGGCGCACAGGGCGCAGTATGCCGACGCGGCGCGCCGGCCGGCGGATTCGTCGGTCACGGCCCGGCTCGACCGGAAACCGCACTGGATGACGCTGGGTCTCGCCGCGGCGATGGCCGTCGCCGCGCTCAGCCAGCTTCTCTTCACTGGTTAG
- a CDS encoding ABC transporter ATP-binding protein has translation MSQTLLDTTPENVGKDEQPLLQIRDLEVAFQTQRGLVPAVRGVDLTLYAGQTLAIVGESGSGKTTTAQAIIDLLPGAGKVTGGQVLFEGRDLTKLSAKEIQAVRGNLIGYVPQDPMSNLNPVWNIGFQVEEAIKANGLAQGKEARARTIQVLQEAGLSDAADRLKQYPHQFSGGMRQRVLIGIGLSARPKLLIADEPTSALDVTVQRQILDHLGTLTRDYGTSVLFITHDLGLAAERAEQLVVMYKGKVVESGPSQEILANPQHPYTQRLVSAAPSLASRRIQSAKHAGADDAEIFGGGSLDDTLVARAAERENAAPVKDLISVKDISKVYRIRKKGLRTDELRAVDGVSFGIQKGTTTALVGESGSGKSTVAKLILQLESITSGAIEFDGQDVAGLKGKELLKFRRRVQPVFQDPYGSLDPQYNVGNTIAEPLLAHGVGTSKERQERVKELLEQVSLPWASRYRYPSELSGGQRQRIAIARALALKPDVLVLDEAVSALDVLVQGQVLNLLTELQTELGLTYLFITHDLAVVRLVADNVCVMQKGRIVEAASTDAVFDSPQQAYTQELLAAIPGGNFQFGR, from the coding sequence ATGAGCCAGACACTTCTTGACACCACCCCCGAGAACGTCGGCAAGGACGAGCAGCCGCTGCTGCAGATCCGCGACCTCGAGGTCGCCTTCCAGACCCAGCGCGGCCTGGTTCCTGCCGTGCGCGGCGTGGACCTCACCCTGTACGCCGGCCAGACGCTGGCCATCGTGGGGGAGTCCGGTTCGGGCAAGACCACAACCGCACAGGCGATCATCGACCTGCTCCCCGGAGCCGGCAAGGTCACCGGCGGCCAGGTCCTGTTCGAGGGCCGCGACCTCACCAAACTGAGCGCCAAGGAGATCCAGGCCGTTCGCGGAAACCTGATCGGCTACGTGCCCCAGGACCCGATGTCCAACCTCAACCCGGTGTGGAACATCGGCTTCCAGGTGGAGGAGGCCATCAAGGCCAATGGCCTCGCCCAGGGCAAGGAAGCGCGCGCCCGCACCATCCAGGTGCTGCAGGAAGCCGGCCTCAGCGACGCCGCGGATCGTCTCAAGCAGTACCCGCACCAGTTCTCCGGCGGCATGCGCCAGCGGGTGCTGATCGGTATCGGGCTCTCGGCCCGCCCCAAGCTGCTCATCGCCGACGAGCCCACCTCGGCGCTCGACGTGACCGTGCAGCGTCAGATCCTCGACCACCTCGGCACCCTCACCCGCGACTACGGCACCAGCGTGCTGTTCATCACGCACGACCTCGGCCTCGCCGCGGAGCGGGCCGAACAGCTCGTCGTGATGTACAAGGGCAAGGTCGTCGAATCCGGCCCGTCCCAGGAGATCCTCGCCAACCCGCAGCACCCGTACACGCAGCGCCTGGTGTCCGCGGCGCCGAGCCTGGCGTCCCGCCGCATCCAGTCGGCCAAGCACGCCGGTGCCGACGACGCCGAGATCTTCGGCGGCGGCTCGCTCGACGACACCCTCGTCGCCCGGGCGGCCGAACGTGAGAACGCTGCCCCGGTCAAGGACCTGATCTCGGTCAAGGACATCTCCAAGGTGTACCGGATCCGCAAGAAGGGCCTGCGCACCGACGAGCTCCGCGCCGTCGACGGCGTGTCCTTCGGCATCCAGAAGGGCACCACCACGGCTCTCGTGGGCGAGTCCGGTTCGGGCAAGTCCACCGTGGCGAAGCTCATCCTGCAGCTGGAAAGCATCACCAGCGGCGCGATCGAGTTCGACGGCCAGGATGTCGCCGGCCTCAAGGGCAAGGAACTGCTCAAGTTCCGCCGCCGTGTGCAGCCTGTGTTCCAGGACCCGTACGGCTCCCTCGACCCGCAGTACAACGTGGGCAACACCATCGCCGAACCGCTGCTGGCGCACGGCGTGGGCACGAGCAAGGAACGCCAGGAGCGGGTCAAGGAGCTGCTCGAGCAGGTCTCCCTGCCGTGGGCATCCAGGTACCGCTACCCGAGTGAGCTGTCCGGTGGACAGCGCCAGCGCATCGCCATCGCTCGGGCACTCGCGCTCAAGCCCGATGTGCTCGTGCTCGACGAGGCCGTGTCGGCTCTCGACGTGCTCGTGCAGGGCCAGGTTCTGAACCTGCTCACCGAACTGCAGACCGAACTCGGCCTGACCTACCTGTTCATCACGCACGACCTCGCGGTGGTGCGTCTGGTGGCCGACAACGTGTGCGTCATGCAGAAGGGCCGCATCGTGGAGGCCGCGTCGACCGACGCCGTCTTCGACAGCCCGCAGCAGGCCTATACGCAGGAACTGCTCGCCGCCATCCCCGGCGGTAACTTCCAGTTCGGCCGCTAG